The Clostridium bornimense genome includes a region encoding these proteins:
- a CDS encoding DUF1836 domain-containing protein has product MIADYDDSVKKILEFHCPRYNELPNIPLYRDQVIKFIENVFDTIFEYPEEKILTATMINSYVKKKIILPPTDKKYDREHVAYLIVICTMKQIFTLEEICRLFEMQKDSYGLEISYDYFCTELEESLKSIFTTRDFSAASSAKVKSNESEILRSMIMSFCHKIFVQYMLREER; this is encoded by the coding sequence ATGATTGCTGACTATGATGATAGTGTAAAAAAAATTTTAGAATTTCATTGTCCAAGATACAATGAATTACCTAATATACCTTTATATAGGGATCAGGTAATTAAGTTTATAGAGAATGTTTTTGATACTATATTTGAATATCCAGAAGAAAAGATTTTAACGGCAACGATGATAAATAGTTATGTTAAGAAAAAGATTATATTGCCACCAACTGATAAAAAATATGATAGAGAACATGTTGCATATTTAATAGTAATTTGCACAATGAAGCAAATATTTACTTTAGAAGAAATTTGTAGGCTTTTTGAAATGCAAAAAGATAGTTATGGGTTGGAAATTAGCTATGATTATTTTTGTACAGAATTAGAAGAGAGTTTAAAATCAATTTTTACTACAAGGGATTTTTCAGCGGCTAGTTCAGCTAAAGTAAAAAGTAATGAAAGTGAAATACTTCGTTCTATGATAATGTCATTTTGTCATAAAATATTTGTTCAATATATGCTAAGAGAAGAAAGATAA
- a CDS encoding DegV family protein — MIRIVSDSSTLYSIEEGKERGVDILPLSVTIDNATYKENEEITTEEFINIINKGHLPITSQPAIGDVVSIYEKYPNDEIINITMADGLSGTYSTACSAKAIVENPERIEVINSKTLCGPERYLVDTAIKLANDGKSKDEIVSTINLMMKQTKSFLIPNDFQYLIRGGRVSSLVGNIGEKLKLVPVMTLAEDSKKLVKFSTQRTFKKAIDKICAALIEEGIDSSYKIYISHGCAEDLAIDAKNLIDKRIPEADIEVNILGPVFVAQGGPRAVSIQVIKRVNI, encoded by the coding sequence ATGATTAGAATAGTTTCAGATTCATCGACACTTTATTCAATAGAAGAGGGTAAAGAAAGAGGCGTAGATATTTTACCGCTTTCTGTTACTATAGATAATGCCACATATAAAGAAAATGAAGAAATTACAACAGAAGAGTTTATAAATATTATAAATAAAGGACACTTGCCAATAACATCACAACCAGCAATAGGGGATGTAGTAAGTATATATGAAAAATATCCTAATGATGAAATCATTAATATAACAATGGCAGATGGATTATCTGGTACTTATAGTACAGCTTGTTCTGCTAAAGCTATTGTAGAAAATCCAGAAAGGATAGAAGTTATTAACTCAAAAACCCTTTGTGGCCCTGAAAGATATTTAGTAGATACAGCTATTAAATTAGCTAATGATGGTAAGAGTAAAGATGAGATAGTAAGTACAATAAACTTAATGATGAAACAAACAAAGTCATTTCTTATACCAAATGATTTTCAATACTTAATAAGAGGTGGACGAGTATCTTCTTTAGTGGGTAATATAGGAGAAAAACTTAAGTTAGTGCCTGTGATGACTTTAGCTGAAGATTCTAAGAAATTAGTAAAATTCTCAACACAGAGAACTTTTAAAAAAGCTATAGATAAGATATGTGCAGCATTAATAGAAGAAGGTATAGATAGTAGTTATAAGATATATATTTCACATGGTTGTGCAGAAGACCTTGCCATAGATGCTAAAAATCTGATAGATAAAAGGATTCCAGAGGCAGATATAGAAGTTAATATATTAGGGCCAGTGTTTGTAGCACAAGGCGGGCCAAGAGCTGTTTCAATACAAGTTATAAAAAGGGTTAATATTTAA
- a CDS encoding pseudouridine synthase, producing the protein MRINKLLSNYGICSRKEARKLIEEGRIIVNGSKCIQGQWVEESDDILLDNEKLLPKKKVYIAFNKPVGVVCTAASHVENNIIDYINYPEYIFPVGRLDKESEGLIILTNDGEMANKILESENMHEKEYVVTVDKSYDEEFLNNMATGVEILGVKTRPCKMERVSDDTFKITLTQGLNRQIRRMCKTLGYKVVILKRIRILNLYLNDLEIGKWRYFNEKELY; encoded by the coding sequence ATGAGGATAAATAAATTATTAAGTAATTATGGTATATGTTCTAGGAAAGAAGCTAGAAAATTAATCGAAGAAGGAAGAATAATAGTAAATGGTAGTAAGTGCATACAGGGGCAATGGGTAGAGGAAAGTGATGATATTCTTCTTGATAATGAAAAACTATTGCCGAAAAAGAAAGTCTATATAGCTTTTAATAAGCCAGTAGGAGTAGTATGTACTGCTGCTTCTCATGTAGAAAATAATATAATAGACTATATTAATTATCCAGAGTATATATTTCCTGTTGGAAGATTAGACAAAGAATCTGAAGGACTTATAATATTGACCAATGATGGAGAAATGGCAAATAAAATATTAGAATCGGAAAATATGCATGAGAAGGAATATGTAGTTACAGTTGATAAAAGTTATGATGAAGAATTCTTGAATAATATGGCAACAGGGGTAGAAATTTTAGGAGTAAAAACTAGGCCATGTAAAATGGAAAGAGTAAGTGATGATACATTTAAAATTACTTTGACTCAAGGGTTAAATAGGCAGATCAGAAGGATGTGCAAGACTTTAGGATATAAAGTAGTTATTCTTAAAAGAATAAGGATATTAAATCTATATCTTAATGATTTAGAAATTGGAAAGTGGAGATATTTTAACGAAAAAGAATTATATTGA
- a CDS encoding MarR family winged helix-turn-helix transcriptional regulator, which yields MKELNKLWHSIMSNAKFSEIEERYSLLKQFSTSEISIIRIVSENDDVIIKDIIDALKVPKSTLTSIIDRLERKNIIVRDISVRDRRSYKLKLTKEGVKVQKEHEEFENQCLKKILISLDTNEEREQLLSLLGKINNSCKRTKDEDK from the coding sequence ATGAAAGAATTAAATAAGCTTTGGCATAGTATAATGAGTAATGCTAAATTTAGCGAAATTGAAGAAAGATATTCATTACTTAAACAATTTAGTACTAGTGAGATATCAATAATAAGAATAGTAAGTGAGAATGATGATGTAATAATAAAGGATATTATCGATGCTCTAAAAGTTCCTAAAAGTACACTAACAAGCATAATAGATAGATTGGAAAGAAAAAATATAATAGTAAGAGATATAAGTGTTAGAGATAGAAGATCATATAAACTTAAGTTGACTAAAGAAGGAGTAAAAGTTCAGAAAGAACATGAAGAATTTGAAAATCAGTGTTTAAAAAAAATTTTAATATCATTAGATACTAATGAAGAAAGAGAGCAATTGCTTAGTCTTTTAGGAAAAATAAATAATAGTTGTAAAAGGACAAAAGATGAGGATAAATAA
- a CDS encoding pentapeptide repeat-containing protein, with product MIKKFDLDKILSIDCDKCFGLCCVALYFSKSEGFPTDKEVGKPCVNLNNDFRCKVHKDLKKKGLKGCIAYDCFGAGQKVAESTYKRENWRNNPNKRKEIFDVFVVMRQLYEMLWYLKEAYRINKDETMRNNIETEILEIILRTNMDGTSLLNIDINEYRKKVNPLLHITSEGLRKRNYRGSNSKVKRSKMIAGRLDLMGVNLRNKNLVGEDLSGALLIAADLRESDLSYVDVLGADFRDADLNGANLEKTIYLTQGQVNSAKGDTKTRLPKGIKKPSSW from the coding sequence ATGATTAAAAAGTTTGATTTAGATAAAATCTTATCAATAGACTGTGATAAATGCTTTGGACTTTGTTGTGTTGCTCTCTATTTTTCAAAATCAGAAGGATTTCCAACAGATAAAGAGGTTGGTAAGCCATGTGTGAATCTAAATAATGATTTTAGATGTAAAGTTCATAAAGATCTTAAGAAGAAAGGCCTTAAGGGATGTATCGCTTATGATTGTTTTGGTGCAGGGCAAAAGGTAGCTGAAAGTACATATAAGAGAGAAAATTGGAGGAATAATCCTAATAAGAGAAAAGAGATTTTTGATGTTTTTGTTGTAATGAGGCAATTATATGAGATGTTATGGTACTTAAAAGAAGCGTATAGGATAAATAAAGATGAAACTATGAGAAATAACATCGAAACTGAAATATTGGAAATAATATTACGTACTAATATGGATGGCACATCACTTCTAAATATAGATATAAATGAATATAGAAAAAAGGTAAATCCGCTTTTACATATTACTAGTGAAGGGTTAAGAAAAAGGAATTATAGAGGTAGCAATAGTAAAGTGAAAAGAAGTAAAATGATAGCAGGAAGGTTGGACTTAATGGGAGTTAATCTTAGAAATAAAAATTTAGTAGGTGAAGATTTAAGTGGAGCCTTACTTATTGCAGCAGATCTTAGAGAAAGTGATTTATCATATGTAGATGTTTTAGGAGCAGATTTTAGAGATGCAGATTTAAATGGAGCAAATTTAGAGAAAACAATATATCTTACGCAAGGACAAGTGAATAGTGCAAAAGGAGATACAAAGACAAGATTACCCAAAGGAATTAAGAAGCCAAGCTCTTGGTAA
- a CDS encoding ATP-binding cassette domain-containing protein: MKETIIVLENVTKKYDKDIIFSKVNLNINKGESIAIVGKNGKGKSTFLRVISGLTKIEEGNITYSRKLKFNFVPENFTKLNITAREYISLIADIEGINKKDLKEKLGYLIEEFFLEDIMDTPIKFLSKGTIQKVSALQALLTKPDVLLLDEPLSGQDIASQRNFIKMVKLLIRNGVTVLMACHEILLIKELSNRILEIDNKSINEVSKDDLEDINVSTMVFVNDIGLKSFLDENSEKVISFNEEEGKMTIRVRSDISNEFLKEIINHGYVLKYYEE; this comes from the coding sequence ATGAAAGAAACAATAATTGTATTAGAAAACGTCACTAAAAAGTATGATAAAGATATAATATTTTCTAAGGTTAACTTAAATATTAACAAAGGTGAGAGTATAGCTATAGTTGGTAAAAATGGTAAAGGGAAGAGTACTTTTTTACGAGTAATTTCAGGGTTAACAAAAATAGAAGAAGGAAATATAACCTATAGCAGAAAATTGAAATTTAATTTTGTACCAGAAAATTTTACAAAGCTTAATATTACAGCAAGGGAATATATAAGTTTAATAGCTGATATAGAAGGAATTAATAAAAAAGATTTAAAAGAGAAACTTGGATATTTAATAGAAGAATTTTTTTTAGAGGATATTATGGATACACCTATTAAATTTTTATCAAAAGGGACAATACAAAAAGTTTCTGCACTTCAAGCATTACTGACAAAGCCTGATGTACTGCTTTTGGACGAGCCACTTTCAGGTCAAGATATTGCATCACAAAGAAATTTTATTAAAATGGTAAAGTTATTAATAAGAAATGGTGTCACAGTTTTAATGGCTTGTCATGAAATTTTGTTAATTAAAGAATTATCGAATCGTATATTAGAAATAGATAATAAATCTATTAATGAAGTATCAAAAGATGATCTTGAAGATATAAATGTTTCTACTATGGTATTTGTTAATGATATTGGACTAAAGAGCTTTTTAGATGAGAATAGTGAAAAAGTAATTAGTTTTAATGAAGAAGAAGGAAAAATGACAATAAGAGTAAGGTCTGATATTAGCAATGAATTTTTAAAAGAAATAATAAATCATGGATATGTATTAAAATATTATGAAGAATAG